From Toxotes jaculatrix isolate fToxJac2 chromosome 1, fToxJac2.pri, whole genome shotgun sequence, a single genomic window includes:
- the tmed3 gene encoding transmembrane emp24 domain-containing protein 3, whose protein sequence is MLCLRLSCLLLLHVFVVFGTELTFELPDNDKQCFYEELEKDVKFDIDFQVIAGGNYDVDCFVTDPQNNVLYNEKKKQYDSFSHTTAMKGVYKVCFSNEFSSFTHKMVYLEFRHGEEEPLMPSLTRSTALTQLESSCVSIHEILKVVADSQTWYRLREAHDRTKAEHLLERVTYWSIGETILLFVIGIGQVMLLKSFFIEKKGSVAATT, encoded by the exons ATGCTGTGCCTGCGACtgagctgtttgctgctgctacATGTGTTCGTGGTGTTTGGGACCGAGCTCACCTTTGAGCTCCCTGACAACGATAAACAGTGTTTCTACGAGGAGCTAGAGAAAGACGTCAAGTTTGACATAGACTTCCAA GTCATCGCAGGAGGCAACTATGATGTGGACTGCTTTGTCACCGACCCTCAGAACAATGTGTTGTAtaatgagaagaagaagcagtATGACAGCTTCTCTCACACCACAGCTATGAAGGGAGTCTACAAGGTCTGCTTCAGCAATGAATTCTCCTCTTTTACCCACAAAATGGTGTATCTGGAGTTCCGGCATGGAGAGGAGGAACCTCTCATGCCGAGCTTGACGAGAAGCACAGCACTGACTCAG TTGGAGTCATCTTGCGTCTCCATTCATGAGATTCTGAAGGTGGTGGCTGACTCGCAGACATGGTACAGACTGAGAGAGGCACATGACCGCACAAAGGCAGAGCACCTCCTCGAGCGGGTGACCTACTGGTCCATCGGAGAAACCATCTTGCTGTTTGTCATCGGTATTGGTCAAGTCATGTTGCTTAAGAGCTTCTTCATTGAGAAGAAAGGCTCTGTAGCAGCCACCACTTAG